A part of Liolophura sinensis isolate JHLJ2023 chromosome 1, CUHK_Ljap_v2, whole genome shotgun sequence genomic DNA contains:
- the LOC135471619 gene encoding CTP synthase 1-like isoform X2, which yields MKYILVTGGVISGIGKGVIASSVGTLLKSYGIRVTSIKIDPYINIDAGTFSPYEHGEVFVLDDGGEVDLDLGNYERFLDIKLHRDNNITTGKIYQHVINKERRGDYLGKTVQVVPHITDAIQEWVERVANIPVNGDQQRPDVCIIELGGTIGDIEGMPFVEAFRQFQFRVKKENFCCIHVSLIPQPRTTGEHKTKPTQASVREMRGLGLSPDLIFCRSVNPINNSVKDKISLFCHVPPEQVICVHDVSSIYRVPVLLEDQGLGHFFIKQLQLTHFSPGPKKLMARWRELANRYERLIDEVTIALVGKYTELEDAYISVVKALKHSALAVNHRLNLTLIEAADLEPERLNDGPSKYHTAWHQLVSAQGILVPGGFGIRGTEGKILACQWAREKKIPYLGVCLGLQCAVIEFARNVLKKKDAHSTEFRPETTNPVVIEMPEHNTGVMGGTMRLGKRKTLFTTQESSLRKLYLGVDYVEERHRHRYEVNPKFVDLFESHGMKFVGRSEDGERMEIMELSDHPYFVGVQYHPEYISRPLKPSCPYLGLLLASCGKLTSYLSRGCRLSPQMYLEEPQDDTSDEELSALDQNGAAIAKPVLLDAPE from the exons GTGAAGTCTTTGTGCTTGACGATGGTGGAGAAGTTGACTTAGACTTAGGAAATTATGAGAGATTCCTTGACATAAAGCTTCACCGTGACAACAATATAACAACAGGAAAGATTTACCAACATGTGATCAACAAAGAGAGAAGGGGAGACTACCTAGGGAAAACTGTACAGG TGGTACCACACATCACAGATGCGATTCAGGAGTGGGTTGAGAGGGTGGCAAATATCCCAGTCAATGGAGACCAGCAGAGGCCAGATGTCTGCATCATTGAG TTAGGGGGCACAATTGGGGACATAGAAGGCATGCCATTTGTCGAAGCTTTTAGACAGTTTCAGTTCCGTGTGAAGAAAGAGAACTTTTGCTGCATCCATGTCAGCCTTATACCCCAG CCACGAACAACAGGTGAACACAAGACCAAGCCCACCCAGGCCAGCGTGCGGGAAATGAGAGGCCTGGGTCTATCTCCAGATCTG atATTTTGCCGTAGTGTTAATCCAATCAACAACTCAGTGAAGGACAAAATCTCACTCTTTTGTCATGTTCCACCAGAACAA GTAATCTGTGTACATGATGTCTCCTCCATCTATCGGGTACCTGTGTTGTTAGAAGATCAAGGCCTGGGTCACTTCTTCATCAAACAGTTACAGCTGACACATTTCTCGCCTGGACCTAAGAAGTTAATGGCCAGGTGGAGGGAATTAGCCAACAG ATATGAGCGGTTGATTGATGAAGTCACCATAGCACTGGTTGGGAAGTACACCGAATTAGAGGATGCTTACATCTCGGTCGTCAAGGCTCTAAAACACTCTGCCCTTGCAGTCAATCACAGATTAAATTTGACG ctaATAGAGGCTGCTGATCTGGAACCAGAGCGACTGAATGATGGACCTTCCAAATACCACACAGCTTGGCATCAGCTCGTCAGTGCTCA GGGTATCTTAGTCCCTGGTGGTTTTGGTATTCGTGGTACAGAGGGGAAGATACTGGCTTGTCAGTGGGccagagaaaagaaaataccCTACTTAG GTGTGTGTCTAGGCTTGCAGTGTGCTGTAATAGAGTTTGCCAGGAATGTTCTAAAAAAGAAGGATGCTCACTCCACAGAGTTCAGACCAGAAACAACAAACCCAGTG GTAATAGAGATGCCAGAACACAACACAGGTGTGATGGGAGGGACAATGAGACTAGGCAAGAGGAAAACCTTGTTCACAACACAAGAAAGCTCCCTCA GAAAACTTTATTTGGGTGTAGATTATGTGGAGGAGAGGCACAGACATCGCTATGAG GTGAACCCAAAGTTTGTTGATCTGTTTGAGAGTCACGGGATGAAGTTTGTGGGGCGAAGTGAAGATGGAGAAAGGATGGAAATTATGGAACTTAGTG ATCACCCTTACTTTGTGGGGGTTCAGTACCACCCGGAATACATCTCACGCCCTCTCAAACCCTCCTGCCCTTACCTCGGGCTCTTACTGGCGAGCTGTGGTAAGCTGACCTCGTACCTGTCACGAGGCTGCCGACTATCTCCGCAGATGTACCTGGAGGAACCTCAGGATGACACCTCAGATGAagagttgtctgcccttgaCCAGAATGGCGCGGCTATTGCGAAGCCTGTCTTATTGGATGCACCAGAGTGA